TGAGTGAATACGGCAATGATATTTTGAAACGCTAGTCGGTGCCTCTATACCGCTGAGATTCGGTGCACCTAGTTCCCACTATTGCTGGTATAAAGAAATAGCATTGGAAATCACTTCCCTATTCCAATTCACTTTGCGTGTTACACTAAGTAACTAAATCGCTAGATGTCGTTTTTGCACAAGCAGCAAAACTGTTCTCATCGCGCACAGAATGTACATGAAGAGAGTGTGCAGGATACGCTGTTTCATGGGAACTATAAATGTAAACTTACTGACGTCTTTTAACAACGATAGAAACCTTCGTTGCTAAGATTACGAAATGGTATAAGCCGCACTGACTGAGCATGTGTAGCTATATCTTTTTACCGACCGCCTAGAATATATACTTTTGAGTGATTGTGCACATGTAAACACGATACCTCGATGACCATTCGTGACGTATCTGGAAAGGTCGATTTTCCTCAGTACGATTCTGGGCTTCTCTCAATGTTCGTGACAAGACAAAGCTTGTCACTGTCATTGTCTGACCGAACATAAAATGATCTATTTCTTGTCACAAGCACATATCACATTCAGAATGTGCGTATAGGTTACATTTGAGAAGCATTGTCTATCATTGTGAAAACATGACACTGCATTGATACCCCTACATGACCCTTATGCataatacatacaaacatgcattaGTTATCATGACACCTGCACAAGTACCTTGCAACCCAGTATGGTAACGACAGTAACCTATAgacgtacatgtagctctgtAACCTAAAAATGTCCCATGTTATCTTGTACCCTTTCTGACGCACTAACAAGCTACAGTGTcccagtttttttcttctcccaGTGAACTACGTAGACATGATATATTGACTCTCGTCTTATCTGAGTGTGTGCCATATGCTTCTCGCCAATGGCTGGGCGTCTCTGGGGTTTCCAAAGGTCAGAGTCATTTCGTGCGAGGACATGTTGCCACGTGCACTGTCTGCCTCTTGTGTATTCAGAACACCTCAATAAGTGTCTGTTTGACTCGGCATCTGCCTCCCAAAGCCTTTCAAGTCTCTCGCTGttgccatgaggcggtttaacATTTGAGTACTTTGGGATTCAGGGCGTCGCTCTCTTACAAACAGCATTACATTTCTGCACCCATAGGTCTATTCAGAAAGCGTAGAATATTAGATTTGAAAATCCATAGCAATTTGTCAGCCCCGAAGGTCATTTCATCAACGATTGGGACTTTCGTCAGCTAAAGAGCGGCGAATTGGACTACGCAGGCCCGTCTGCTGAATTGTCAAGTATTCTACACAATTATGAGGAAAGAAAATGAAGTTAGAAAAGAAGTTTTATTGTTCACACGTATAGGCAGATTGATTACAACACATAATCTGTACAGTAAGTTTGTTATACATTGAGATGCCATGGATCACGGTTTACAAAAAGTTTTCTACATTTCCTTTCCACAACAACAGCGGTTTTGTACACTCAAGTCATTTTTAAAACCAACATATTTTACAGAACGttggacagttcattaaccattGCCCTCAAAAAAGAATTCAAACCCCACAATAGTAAACGTAGTAAATGTGATTGGTAACTAGTGTTATAATACTTAACTTACTAAGAGACCATACGTGCACCATgatttttcaaataaacaatTGATTTTCAATACTTCTTGTCTTTTCAAAAAGTTATAATCACAAGTTTGCTCGGCAAGTTGAGTTAAAGTGGAAAGAGCGTAGGCATTATATTTACAACTGCAGGTCCACAGGATATACGATGCTACTGAATAACAAGACGGCTTTTTCTCATGTACTCCCACAGCGATGTTTCGTATATTATGTACTCGCATATGTACAAGACTAACGTATCCTTTGCTAGTCGTTTTTCATCGTAAGTATACATAATAAAATCCTCGAGACATTATCACATTGTTTCATATTGCTATGTAAGTTTGAGATTTATGCCTTGACTTTCTTTTATGGCATGAGAAAAGATAAAATCCGTCCATATGGACGTGGCACTGCGTTATGGGCATCTGAGTTTGATACACATGATGTGGGAACTGTCGATATCACTGCCGGCGGAGAATACACACAGTCCCATTCTACTGAATATGTTCCTGAAATGGTCGCTTCTTAATGTGACGGATTATTACACGTTAGTACCACAAACAATAGAACAGGCTCACTGTATTACATATTTACAACGGGTGTTTTCAGAACGACTCCCGTTCTACCTCCTGTAATGTCGGTTGGGTGACCATTGTACATCTTTGCTGTAGGAATGAAGACGTTGGGTGATGTCATCGCAAGGTAGTCTTGTTCGCAGACCTTGTAGATGTGACCAgtcgttttctttttttttggggggggggggggggctgattcAAGAAACTATTCATAAACAAAATCGGCCAAGTTCTCCCATTGGATCTCGGAGTCGCAGCCAATCTTGAAAATCGCAAATTAACGCTCCAAAAAATAAAAGCTCACCCCACTTAGAAGGTCTGCGAACAAAACTAAAAGTGCACTCCCAATGCACTTGCGCcatgcttgcgtcactgcggggttcgaaaggtactcaacgaatttcagccgcgataaagaacggattttcttatttttgtgtattttgtcgtcttctaggtcatacttttatgtattacgcaatatctagattataaaaaaattggagaaaataacaaaacagtgacgcattgaacgaaccccgcaatgacgccagcttgacgcaagtgcagtgagagtgcacgtTACACGCGAGGATGCTTCCGCCCCTGTTTCCACCACCTCACGTTAGATACTCAGTTTTCCCTTCCCTTCAATGTTTGTAAGCTGTGCCGCCACCGCCTTTTTCGCTGCAGGAAAACATAAGATATCATTAGTATGAAGAAAGAACGAGCCGGTATTAAGAAGGAGCCTATGAGTCTGTAGAAGGAGAAACATGGCGCGACAAGGTTATCAGGGGATAGCCCTGGTGGATGTCGATGGGACTGAAGGAAAATAGCATTTGATATATTGATACATAACACTCGGAGTAATATTCATGTATTTATGAGATTGTTTTTATTAACCATgtttagaaaccatgtttactgcattactaccctttgtatctatatgcctgtacttagcccgataagGCATGAATGTGcgataaaggctattattattattattcattaCTAGTCTTActctgatatgatatgatatcatgGAAGAAGAATGGTTTGGAATGTATAATTTATGCCTTCTTTATACATAGCTTCTGTCTGTTTCGTTCATTAACTTCATACTAACTACATAGAGTCAAACGCTTAATGTGTAGTAATGTTAAGGCAGTATCTCACTGCagttggggcaccggtgcggcactgccacgttcgaaatattactcaacggatttcagagataaagaacgacttttcttacgttttgtgtatgttggtgtcttcttagtcatacttctACGTATTACCCAATATCTTAATCgtaaaaaaatcggcgaaaataacacaacagtgctgcagtgaacgaaccccacagtgccgcaccggtgccccaagtgcagtgagataccgcttTTAAAGAGATAAGGTGACCCTACCCTCTGTAGTGGGCAGAAACACTGCGTAATTTGAAGGGAACAGGCCTATCCTTCCCTTCAGGTAGCCTAGGCACCAGCCGCCATTTTCTCCCTCCAGTAcctcgatgacgtcatcgatgtccAGCTGCAGCTCGTTTTCGTCTGTTGGTGAGTACGGGTACAACACTCTGGCAAACCGTCTGTCTGTGAAACGGTGTTACAAATAGtgtttattgcacagcaattgtacaatgtacaaagcatGCTATCTTATATGTTACGTTGCAACCACTCTATGAGACTAATGtacataacattacaaaaaaaggcaatttttttccagTAGAATACTACTTCTTTGTGCTTTAACGGCTAAGGGTAAAATTTCAAACGCTTATGCATCTTTATATATGTTGCTCTATATGTATGTTGTACAatgcaggggttgtcacatgttaatatgtatctatatacatgtaagtactggCCAAAACCCACTATGCGGTATCCCGGGAAGGTAGTTGAATTTCCGATTTGAATCAAGTATTCCTGGCATGGCGTAAAATGACAGACACTGCGTACATGTTGAAGTAAGAGCATAAAAGAAATTGGGACAGTCAGAATGTGATATTCGTTCTTTAATGATGTGCTTACAGTTCGAGAATTCGAGCATTCGAGAAGCACTATACAAATTACACAAATAATTTTAAAATGAACCTACCTTGGCCCTTCTTGTTTTTTCGAAGGGTGCCTATCCCTGTATTTAATGGAGACATCTTGGGTTTGTCTGTGGTGAAAAAAAGGAGGAGTTAAATtaagaaaatttttttctttatatctgAAGTTCACTAAGTAATCTTTCGACCACTACAGTGCCgaaccggtgtcccaagtgcagtgagatactaccttagATATGACAGATGAAGCTAACAGCAGAAGCtccaaaaaaagcaaaatttaTGATGATAACagaaataacaaatataacaaAAGTTAATAATAAGTGAGCCAGTTATTACAATCAGTCTGCCCTTCCACAAGGCGATATGATAATATACTTTGTAAAAGAAATGTACATGACGAAGAAACCATTCAAAATTCAAGGTACTAGATTTTCTACTTTTATGTACTATATGAATCATAGCTAGTAAAACTGAAAGGCCTTCTGTTTCGGTACCATGAGTGcaaattaaaaaacaaaaaacaaaattggATTCATTTTAAAGTACATTTCAGATTTTGAAATACCATTGCATGCAGTATGCTCCGTACCTGGTGGTTTCGGACCGTCTGTTGTGGATGCTGTAGCGGCCGTCTTGTCTTCAATGGCGCCCTCCCCCCTGCCGATCAGATTGTAGTAGAAGGCGAACTTGTTTCTCTCCTTCTCGTGTTGTCTCTTCCTGATGTAACAGCCCAGGAGAACCAGGCACAGACCCAGCCACAGACAACCCACCAGGACCCCAGTGGCGATGGCGATCGTGAACATGTCCAAACCTTTTGTAGGTGCTGAAGGAAAATTGAATATTCAAACCAGACTttataagaagaagaagacgataTGGTATAGCGATTTGATGTTGACAGTACTATTATGAGGACTCCGATATTTACTACATAACGAGTGTGAAACGTGAGCTGTTAGTCATTTTTTACACTGTGCGAAGTGACATTTAATTCCCATAATGATCATAAATATACGGCCAATCCAATTTGTTAGCGACGACTGTGCGTTACTCGCCAAATTTCCTCTACGCTGTCACTAATGCTACATACTTATTGATTACTAACAACCTAGCTTTTATCATCTGATGAAATATTTGACCaagatgtaagatgtaaaaaatATATTTGACCATAAACTTACGTCTGACTGTCACAAACAAGGCCTTAGTGTCCCCATCACCGATACCATTTGTGGCGGAGCATTTATAAGATCCCGTGTCATTCATCCTCAACATGTCGAAGACCTGAGAGCACGCCCGTAGGTTGTGTGGTAGGTTCTGAGGCTTGCAGGGGAGTCGGACCCCGTCTCGGGTCCACGTGACGTTAGGGAGGGGGTAGCCGTCAGCGATGCACTCCAGGGTGAGCACGTCGTCCGCGGTGGCAATCAGAGACTCGGAGATTCGCGTTACACTAGGAGGATCTGGTAAAATTCAAGATTCAATCAAAACATGTTATTAAAGGtgttatctcactgcacttgcgtcaggCTTGTGCCACTGAGGGGTTCGTTCGCTACGtcactgttttgtcattttctccgatttttttacaatgtagatatggcgtaataaaagtatgacttagaagacgacaagtttgaaagtcgtTAGGCATTTTTCCAACCCCGCAAGCGTGACCCTGACGcaaatgagataccaccttaacccTGTAGGACAATACATCATTACAACAGGGAAAAAGAGTGTCATATTTGGTATCTTTACAAGGTACATGTGGATTATTTGATTACGTCATTGCCATTATTGAACATATAATAAGGTCAGGAAAGCACATGAGTGCACTCGTAGTTCTATTCTTAACagcaaaaaaagtgaaatatttCCATATTGCAAATTTAGCAAACGGCAATCCTTTTTTCTAAGGAGAATATTTGTTTATTCCCATTGAGCAGACTGTGGTCATCTCACACCATTCCACATAAAAAGCGAGCATGCAAAAAACTCCATTAATATGTCAATGTGATTCTGATGCGCTCAGTTGGTTAAATTCACATGTTGTCAACTTCACAACATCCATCAATGCAGCATGCACTACGAAAATGCGTTTGATGTGTAACGAATGGAAACATGTGTAAACTGATGGGTGAATATAGATAGTTCATGAAACTTttattgatatacatgtgtaaggctgtttgtagaaatgaaaaatagaattgAATTTGCAAAAATATATGCAAGTAATGCCCATGTATCTAGtcttttattcaatatttttcgTTTTgaaaagctgcccggtcgggacCGTTTTTGAAATGTGGCGAAGTCCTTACGTGATGTTTAAATATGCAAACACCTACATTGAACTTTCAGAGTCAAGCTGGCTTTGATGGGTCGAGACGAGGCAGGATGTCGTACGGCACACGTGTACCTCCCCGCGTCCATCCTGTCCACAAACCGCACGACCAGAGACGGCATCTTCATCGTTCCTCCCGAGTACTTCATCCCATCCAGTCTCAGATGTTCTACCGGCATGTTGTCCTTCTCCCACCACAAGGACGAGATGTTGTTGGGCCTGCCGTTGAAGACGGTACACTTCAGGGTCACGCTTTTACCGGATGTGACGACGAGTGGACCCGGGGGACCAACCTTTACTTCCGGTGGCACTGATGGGCAAGATGATATTCAATTGTTATATTTTGCAAATTATTGCCCGTGGGCCGATTGCAggtgacaaaaaaatgaaatacaaacattaGCAACGGTAAAGACAAAGTGGAACGAGAAGAAGAAAGACTGACTGCATATACATGTCTAGGCCACTGCAGCAACAGAACACAGTGATCAGCAGCAAACAATGGTAAACATCAcagtaagcgactactctagtctaaaggcTAACTCTAAAATGtgacttattgggtttgacttcctttttgaagaagacgaaggatcccacttttttctgtattgtttgggttttgtgatgttaagacAGGAgttgtcttctttttgtttgtaaatgcgGAGTGATTGGGATGGAATTTGGTGACCtcttttaaccttttttttctgttctcaATGTTGAATAGATGTTTGAAGAGCAAACAGATCTACCAGTAAGTTAATATAAACTCATAACACTTATGATTAATTCGTGATaaagacaactaaaaaaagtcaaacctaACCGAACTTTGAGACTAATAAAGTCGAAATCTTTTCCCCAACACTACGTATGATTATAAATCGTACACAATTTAGCCTCTAGAAGAAATGATAGTATATGCCTAGCTTTACGATAAACCAGTCACCTGGGTAACGCTGATCCGCTAAAAAGAACATCGGAAAACGAGCATCAACAGAGCTTTCATGCATAACCGTGAAATGACGATTCGATTTTTATGCCATGCTCTGACTGTATCTTATGTTTAAGGATGGGATTTTCCACTGAGTAGCGATGAGTGTATTGGATAGTAACACGTGATCCCGGGAGAACCATCATGCCTGAAGGCGCTAGAGAAACTCGGCTGTGATTTATCTCCTTGCCACACCGTGTTCAATTTTCCGTAAAGGTCACGTCTTTCAAGAGATAAACGCGTCTTAGTCTAAAATCCATATCCCGACTCAACAAGAACAGTTAATAAAAACCTGCCCACCCTCGGGTGTACATGGCGCAAAATTAGGCTTTCAGGCAACAGTGGATTTAACATCATCTCGCTTCGTCTTCTGATGAAATAGACTGGAGGATAACTTTGTGGCAGTCAGTGAAAAAATGGGAGGAATATTTATGTGTAAAATTGCGACTGTTACACCGTAGTAAGCCTGCAGCAATATCTGTTATTGCTGGGATATTTGAAGAATAGGATAACGTCAAAGAAGCGAAAATATGTGACTATCCCGTTGATTAGTTCTAAGTACCGTAGCCCGCAGGACATCCATTCGTACAAGGCAATATGACAGCTGTAATGAAGAATCGGATCATGTTATGTAAAGCCCGAGGCCACCATAAGATAagcatcttaacgtctggaagaCGGATGTTGCTGCCATTTTGTAGAAACATGGTGAAGTAAACAGGCGGATGCTGATGCTGACAGTCAAATTATACAGAAGAGTAAATGCCGGGTATTCCAACTCATGTCTACTGATCTGTATTCTGATGGTTGAACGAGGTAATTTATTGACTGCGCCATAATTAAAACGAAAAGGTCACCAGCAGTTTGCCGTTGACCTTCATACGTCCTGTTATAATGGTCTGCATTTGAAATATTGTCACAGACGTTACCATAACGTACAAATATATTGTCAGCAGTTGTTAGACGAATGTGAGAATGGTAGATAGCTATCTAGTCTGCTTTATACTCTATCTGCATGCTTTCCTGAGTGGTGGGACTCTAATATAGATATTCGGTTAATGGCCTAGTGTGTCATTTTTGTTTGCCTGTATTTGGCACTGTATGTATTTACTACATGCCATGTATTCATGCTAATTATTGTGTATGTTTTCTAGGATTCAACCGCAAAGATGCGGTGGCTACTGAAACAAGACCTGgctaaataaaacagaaatacatAATAATTTGATAAATTTCCAATCCCCATAGAGGCTTAGACATGCTTAAATGCATATATCATACAACAAGTGTCTATGACTGTTATTACCTACAAGAATACAAATTACTAGTACTCCTCTTGCGTTTGCGTATGTTGAGTACACAATCTCAATCAAACCAGCCTAAC
The window above is part of the Branchiostoma floridae strain S238N-H82 chromosome 14, Bfl_VNyyK, whole genome shotgun sequence genome. Proteins encoded here:
- the LOC118429937 gene encoding protein amalgam-like — protein: MHVVWASATLLSFLLSLQAAQAQTGLQLTLPAKVNAIAGEDVVIPATYTTSRQLNLIEWIKRDSVDQKATQVYTYNPLLGNSKSYGQFAGRARIEDQASLRIMRAASGDAGRYFLKIMTDDLVTEEAITELVVLVPPEVKVGPPGPLVVTSGKSVTLKCTVFNGRPNNISSLWWEKDNMPVEHLRLDGMKYSGGTMKMPSLVVRFVDRMDAGRYTCAVRHPASSRPIKASLTLKVQYPPSVTRISESLIATADDVLTLECIADGYPLPNVTWTRDGVRLPCKPQNLPHNLRACSQVFDMLRMNDTGSYKCSATNGIGDGDTKALFVTVRPPTKGLDMFTIAIATGVLVGCLWLGLCLVLLGCYIRKRQHEKERNKFAFYYNLIGRGEGAIEDKTAATASTTDGPKPPDKPKMSPLNTGIGTLRKNKKGQDRRFARVLYPYSPTDENELQLDIDDVIEVLEGENGGWCLGYLKGRIGLFPSNYAVFLPTTEAKKAVAAQLTNIEGKGKLSI